GAGCGAAGCGCCGGCGTTCGCGCCCGCGGCGGCGGGCGTCGAGTTCGCCGCGGGGGCCGAGCCGGCGGCGGCCGGATGATCGCCGCTATAGAGCGTATCGAGCTCCTTGCCCGAATAGATCGCTTTGTTGTCCGGACCATCGACCTTGAGGATCGCGAGCGCGCCCTTGTTGAACGCGCGGAAGATCGAGTGATCGACGAACGTGTAGTTGCCCGGCACGCGCGTATGAAACTCGATCGTCGTCGCGCCGCCCGCCGGAATCAGCGTCGTCTGCACGTTGCTCTGCGTGACGTCGGAGCCGTCCGCGCGCACCTTGTCGAACACCGCGCCGATCACGTGGAAACTCGACACGAGATTCGGCCCGCCGTTGCCGACGAACAGGCGCACCGTCTCGTCGGTGCGCGCGCGCATCGCCTTGTCGCCCGTCAGCGCGCCTTCGGCGCCGTTGAAGACGACGTAGGTCGGGCGCTCGTCGATCGCCTTGTCCATGTCGAACGATTGCAGGCCCTTCTCGCGATACTTGCTGTTCGTGTAGAAGTCGCCCTGCATCACGTAATACTCGTGGTCGACCTTCGACAGTCCTTCGGGCGGCTCGACAAGAATCAGGCCGTACATCCCGTTCGCGACGTGCATGCCGACGGGCGCGGTCGCGCAGTGATACACGTAGAGCCCTTCGTTCAGCGCCTTGAACGTGAAGCGCGATTCGTGGCCCGGCGCGGTGAAGCTCGACGTCGCGCCGCCGCCCGGTCCCGTCACCGCGTGCAGGTCGATGTTGTGCGGCATTTTGCTGTCCGGACGATTCTTGAGATGGAATTCGACCGTGTCGCCTTGCCGCACGCGGATGAAGTTGCCGGGCACCGCGCCGCCGAAGGTCCAGAACGTGTAGTTCACGCCGTCGGCGATCGGCATCGCTTTCTCGACGACTTCGAGATCGACGATGACCTTCGCCGGATAGCGTCGGGTGATGGGCGGCGGCACGTGCGGCGGACTCACGAGCGTCGCGTGGATCGGCTCGCCTTGCGGCGGACCGAAGTCGCCGGGAATCTTGCCGGTTGCCGTCGCGGCATGCGCGCTCGCACTCGCCGCTACGACGGTGCTCAGCAGGACGGACAGGAACGTGGCGCGCAGTTGGCCACGGGTCGATTGCAGGTCTTTCATGATTAACCCCTCGCTGGCTTCGTTTCTTCCAAGCTATCGGTCGCGAGACGAGTCAATATTGATGCGTAGCAAATGCATCTTTGTGGGCGCACGCAGGGCGGCGAATAACTTAATCCAGATGAATTCCGGGCGGCGCGGCTGCGCCCGCTTGTCGCAAGTGTTGCGATGTGCGAACGGATCGCGCGCTATGCGCGGTCCGTTCGCTTCCGGCGTGGGGCGGCGCCGTGATGCGCGGCGCGATTGCGAATAGAAAGTGGCCGACCCGTCAGGGTCGGCCAAAAAGGTTCCGGCTTTATCCGAGGGCCATTGCCAGAACCCGAGAACTCGCCGGCGGGGCCGCCATGCCGCACCGCAAGCCGGCGGTGCGACGCAGCGGCGGCGGAAGCCGCCGGCAAGCCGCGCGCGACGCCCGAAACGGGCGCCGGCGCGGCGAAACACATCTGCGACATGTCAGCGCGCGCGCAGCTTGTCCGCGAGCGCGCGAAATCCCGCCGCGAACACATGCTCGCTGATCGACGCCGCAACCGGCTGCAACTCGACGCCTTCGGTCGTGAAGTTCGCCCACCATTGCGCGAACGTCTTGCCCGAGTCGGTGACGGGGAAGAGCTTCACGCCCGCGACATAGTTGCGCACCGGCATCGACGTCTCGACGATCGAATACTCGAGCTCGTGACTCGGCTCGTCGAGCTTCAGCAGCTTTTCGCGGACGAAGCCGTCCGAGAGCGTCAGATAACGGATCGCGCCCACCGTGTGCGCGTCCGGGCCCGGCTCGAGCCGGCTTTCGACGATCGCCGGATGAAACGCGGCGAGGCCGTTGAAATCGCGGAAGAACGCCCAGACGCGCTCGGTCGGCGCGTCGATGACACTGCTGGCGAAGGAGGTGTGGTTCATCGTCGTTCGAATCCTCGTGGAGGCGCGCGCACGCGCGCGGGCATCATGACGCGACGCGCCTGTCGATCTCCTTGAAGCGCCGCGTCATGTCGGTCAATGCGGTTTCGGCCGGCAGGCGCTCCATCGAGCTCGCGCCGTAGAAACCGTGGCACTGCGGACACTCGCGCAGGATGTACGCGGCGTCCTCGGGCGACGCGATCGGTCCGCCATGGCACAGCACGATCACGTCGTCGCGCACCGATTTTGCCGCATCGGCCCAGCGGCGCACGAGCGGCACGCAGTCGGCAAGGCGGCGCGCGGTGCTCGCGCCGATCGTGCCGCCCGTCGTCAGGCCCAGGTGCGCGACGACGATGTCGGCGCCCGCTTCGGTCATGGCGATCGCATCGGCTTCGCTGAATACGTACGGCGTCGTCAGCAGTCCCTTGCCGTGCGCGAGGCGGATCAGGTCGACTTCGAGCGCGTAGCCCATCCCGGTTTCT
This genomic stretch from Burkholderia oklahomensis C6786 harbors:
- a CDS encoding SRPBCC family protein, which translates into the protein MNHTSFASSVIDAPTERVWAFFRDFNGLAAFHPAIVESRLEPGPDAHTVGAIRYLTLSDGFVREKLLKLDEPSHELEYSIVETSMPVRNYVAGVKLFPVTDSGKTFAQWWANFTTEGVELQPVAASISEHVFAAGFRALADKLRAR
- a CDS encoding phosphoenolpyruvate hydrolase family protein, which translates into the protein MKRLTRAEILEKLRATIARGEPIIGGGAGTGLSAKCEEAGGIDLIVIYNSGRYRMAGRGSLAGLLAYGNANEIVVDMAREVLPVVKSTPVLAGVNGTDPFCNFDAFLDELTRLGFSGVQNFPTVGLIDGNFRANLEETGMGYALEVDLIRLAHGKGLLTTPYVFSEADAIAMTEAGADIVVAHLGLTTGGTIGASTARRLADCVPLVRRWADAAKSVRDDVIVLCHGGPIASPEDAAYILRECPQCHGFYGASSMERLPAETALTDMTRRFKEIDRRVAS
- the nirK gene encoding copper-containing nitrite reductase, whose amino-acid sequence is MKDLQSTRGQLRATFLSVLLSTVVAASASAHAATATGKIPGDFGPPQGEPIHATLVSPPHVPPPITRRYPAKVIVDLEVVEKAMPIADGVNYTFWTFGGAVPGNFIRVRQGDTVEFHLKNRPDSKMPHNIDLHAVTGPGGGATSSFTAPGHESRFTFKALNEGLYVYHCATAPVGMHVANGMYGLILVEPPEGLSKVDHEYYVMQGDFYTNSKYREKGLQSFDMDKAIDERPTYVVFNGAEGALTGDKAMRARTDETVRLFVGNGGPNLVSSFHVIGAVFDKVRADGSDVTQSNVQTTLIPAGGATTIEFHTRVPGNYTFVDHSIFRAFNKGALAILKVDGPDNKAIYSGKELDTLYSGDHPAAAGSAPAANSTPAAAGANAGASLVKTSATTPAAPLSLQGQVKAGGAVFASTCAVCHQSGGAGLPGVFPPLAGSDFLAANPKRAISILLHGLNGKVTVNGHDYDSAMPPMAQLTDDEVANVLTYVLNSWGNPGGRVGVEEVAKVRTKTPAVAEASH